Proteins encoded within one genomic window of Alteribacter populi:
- a CDS encoding VanZ family protein: MATSNTKKTNQKTKEANQKRTPTSKSLVTLLFLIYLASLFYITFFAWNYGSSYGPVSTDGRNLNVVPLLSIHNIYYYSPDLTNPIRILLGNVIMFIPFGFLLPLVYKRWRRSYLGILPVAFLAMMLSIFIEVNQYFFTFRVANVDDVILNTLGGFIGAIIYAIGSKLHLLYIKITG, encoded by the coding sequence ATGGCAACTTCAAATACGAAGAAAACAAACCAAAAAACCAAAGAAGCGAACCAAAAACGAACACCGACGTCAAAGTCACTCGTTACTCTTCTTTTTCTTATATACCTCGCATCACTTTTCTATATCACATTTTTTGCTTGGAATTATGGTTCTTCTTATGGTCCAGTTAGCACTGACGGCAGGAATTTAAATGTCGTGCCACTTTTAAGTATTCATAACATTTATTACTACAGTCCCGATCTTACGAATCCAATACGAATTCTCCTAGGGAATGTGATTATGTTTATTCCATTTGGCTTTTTACTTCCTCTCGTATATAAACGTTGGAGGCGCTCTTATTTAGGAATATTGCCTGTCGCTTTTCTCGCAATGATGTTATCGATTTTTATAGAAGTAAATCAATATTTCTTTACGTTTCGTGTAGCTAATGTTGATGATGTCATTTTAAATACACTGGGCGGCTTCATTGGGGCAATAATTTATGCTATAGGCTCAAAACTTCATCTTCTGTATATAAAAATAACAGGGTAG
- a CDS encoding DUF421 domain-containing protein has protein sequence MFEFWEGAHDLPVYSYLIRGIIVYLYIFIMIKILGQRTLGNIDPLDFLFGVVIGDILGEPLADGQIPLPGPLSAAALIAGIHFFLSHIALKMPKFRRVIENEPIVLIKNGKIFHDELRRMKITVESLMMDLRLQSAIDLSEVDYAVLESNGQISVIKHTKDDSTSPSDMGQFPKSKGYPAVLIQDGQVVEENLKRHKTKSWLQQQLQNHGLKEPSECFLFTLDEADNVYVSKKLSKEEQNQILGHS, from the coding sequence TTGTTTGAATTTTGGGAAGGCGCTCATGATTTGCCCGTTTACAGTTATTTGATCCGGGGTATCATCGTATATTTATATATTTTTATTATGATCAAAATCCTTGGTCAAAGAACGCTTGGTAATATCGATCCGCTTGATTTTTTATTCGGTGTTGTTATTGGAGATATCCTGGGTGAACCTTTAGCAGATGGGCAAATTCCACTTCCAGGACCGCTATCGGCTGCAGCCTTAATTGCTGGTATCCACTTTTTCTTATCTCATATCGCATTAAAAATGCCGAAATTTCGCAGAGTTATTGAGAATGAGCCGATCGTCCTTATTAAAAACGGGAAAATTTTTCATGACGAACTTAGACGAATGAAGATCACTGTCGAATCACTTATGATGGATTTACGACTTCAAAGTGCAATTGATCTATCAGAAGTAGATTACGCTGTTTTGGAATCAAATGGACAAATTAGTGTCATAAAGCATACGAAAGATGACTCGACTTCACCTAGTGATATGGGACAATTCCCTAAATCTAAAGGGTACCCGGCGGTCCTAATTCAGGACGGACAAGTGGTTGAAGAGAACTTAAAACGCCACAAAACAAAAAGCTGGCTCCAACAGCAATTACAGAATCATGGCTTAAAGGAGCCTTCTGAATGTTTTTTATTTACACTAGATGAAGCAGACAATGTCTATGTGAGTAAAAAGCTGTCCAAGGAAGAACAAAACCAGATTCTCGGTCATTCTTAA
- the tlp gene encoding small acid-soluble spore protein Tlp, whose product MAKPDKRQDNVDKLEKMLEDTKENMEAAKETADNLDLKEEERQAIKEKNRRREQSIESFKAEIADEQADHERGDF is encoded by the coding sequence ATGGCCAAACCGGATAAACGTCAAGATAATGTAGATAAGCTGGAAAAAATGCTGGAAGATACAAAGGAAAATATGGAAGCCGCAAAAGAAACAGCAGACAACCTTGATTTAAAAGAGGAAGAACGTCAAGCAATTAAGGAGAAAAATCGTCGCCGTGAACAAAGTATCGAAAGTTTCAAAGCCGAAATTGCTGATGAACAGGCCGACCACGAACGTGGAGATTTTTAA
- a CDS encoding small acid-soluble spore protein P, producing MERNTYKDQRRNQPKNNRSGQPKPMSGSHKVKKANHVGQTDGES from the coding sequence GTGGAAAGAAATACGTATAAAGATCAACGAAGAAACCAACCGAAAAACAACCGATCTGGTCAGCCTAAGCCGATGTCAGGGTCTCATAAAGTTAAAAAAGCCAACCATGTAGGACAAACAGATGGAGAGAGCTAA
- a CDS encoding DMT family transporter: MTQQRLWPVYLMLAFATSTWGSAFIAGRFATEVFEPITVAFLRFFFAALILIPLMLILEKNSPRPRGKEWFLLAALGLTGIAIYNIAFFVAAKYAPIVKSSLFIASNPVLIILLSGLVLKETITKRNVIGLVLALTGAFVIITNGQIVQSFRNGLELIDLVLLFAVICWALYSVLGKISLRKFSSLVSTTYAVVFGTIMLMPLAVWETSWTDVQSADWLVWSSILHMSIIVTVVSFLMYYQGIKIIGAAKASLFINMMPVSAVILAVLFLDEPLYLAHLIGALFVLTGVTVGTWTKPLWNFHRKKKQVEKEAGSA; this comes from the coding sequence ATGACACAACAACGACTATGGCCTGTCTACTTAATGTTGGCTTTCGCTACAAGCACGTGGGGAAGTGCCTTTATTGCCGGAAGATTTGCGACAGAAGTTTTTGAACCAATAACCGTTGCATTCCTTCGGTTTTTCTTTGCTGCACTCATTTTAATACCATTGATGCTAATCCTCGAAAAAAACTCACCTCGGCCTCGGGGAAAGGAATGGTTTTTGCTCGCTGCGCTTGGGTTAACCGGAATTGCGATTTACAACATCGCTTTTTTTGTAGCAGCTAAATATGCTCCAATTGTTAAAAGCTCATTGTTTATTGCGTCAAATCCGGTGTTAATCATATTATTATCAGGGCTTGTTTTAAAAGAAACAATTACAAAACGAAACGTTATCGGTCTCGTTCTCGCTCTTACTGGAGCTTTTGTAATTATTACAAATGGTCAGATCGTACAATCTTTTCGTAATGGTTTGGAACTGATTGACCTCGTTCTGTTATTTGCAGTCATATGTTGGGCTTTATACAGTGTATTAGGAAAAATATCCCTTCGAAAATTTTCGTCTCTCGTATCGACTACTTATGCTGTTGTATTTGGAACGATTATGCTCATGCCTCTGGCTGTTTGGGAAACGAGTTGGACCGATGTCCAAAGTGCCGATTGGCTCGTGTGGTCTTCAATTCTACACATGAGCATCATTGTTACAGTAGTCAGTTTTCTTATGTATTATCAAGGAATTAAAATCATCGGTGCTGCAAAAGCGTCATTGTTTATAAATATGATGCCCGTGTCAGCCGTCATTTTAGCCGTCTTGTTCCTGGATGAACCTCTTTATCTGGCTCATCTTATTGGTGCTCTTTTTGTCTTGACTGGAGTTACGGTAGGGACCTGGACGAAGCCACTTTGGAATTTTCACCGCAAGAAAAAACAGGTGGAAAAAGAAGCTGGCTCTGCATGA
- the sspO gene encoding small acid-soluble spore protein O, with the protein MTRDKANHIRPGMNDAKAQGKGAGYNEGNGQEPMSAAERQFNKKTKKRN; encoded by the coding sequence ATGACGCGCGATAAAGCCAACCATATCCGTCCTGGAATGAATGATGCAAAAGCACAAGGTAAAGGGGCCGGCTACAACGAAGGTAATGGTCAAGAACCAATGTCGGCCGCTGAAAGGCAGTTCAACAAAAAGACGAAAAAGCGTAACTAA
- a CDS encoding acyl-CoA thioesterase, whose protein sequence is MLVTNSEVTVRYAETDQMGVVYHANYLVWCEIGRTELIEKLGFRYAEMEKVGVLSPVTNIQLSYKAPAKYGETVVVRTWIEEYNGIRVTYGYEIVNENGDTCVTGQSEHVCVNKNTFRPIHIKKRFPDWHEAYEKHKK, encoded by the coding sequence GTGCTAGTAACCAATTCAGAAGTGACTGTCCGCTATGCAGAAACAGATCAAATGGGTGTTGTCTATCACGCCAACTATTTAGTTTGGTGTGAAATCGGCCGAACCGAGTTAATTGAAAAGCTAGGATTTCGTTATGCTGAAATGGAAAAGGTTGGCGTTTTATCGCCGGTAACGAATATTCAATTATCTTATAAAGCCCCAGCTAAATATGGAGAAACTGTTGTTGTTCGTACTTGGATTGAAGAATACAATGGCATTCGTGTGACTTATGGTTACGAAATTGTCAATGAGAACGGAGACACGTGTGTCACTGGTCAAAGTGAACATGTTTGCGTCAATAAAAACACATTCCGGCCGATTCATATTAAAAAGCGTTTCCCCGATTGGCATGAGGCATATGAAAAGCATAAAAAATAG
- a CDS encoding AAA family ATPase, with the protein MERERTSGPTIDEQIEALIHKPAIRLKETEVVRLIQTVKDMEEEDNNSKETQLVYLYALAAKARYHRKQQEDSKVCEWAHAAYSVLPKNTYVASVMRDLDFDALMTELFHQPFPRIRETDHSHAKKMVIDQYISMASSFLKTEEELMVRANRLERTTQLIHDYEAYDFSIKISSILKEAQTAANLLKETSETFKDSISGIYHSKEQLKQVKETVIELEALVERWNELQESALKERDEPTALKDLHTMVGLDMVKERVRNYYRYLVYQKKRKEKGFHFQDEQSLNMILTGNPGTGKTTIARLLAQIYHELGVLPRKDVLEVDRSHLVGSYLGQTEEKTKSVIKEASGGVLFIDEAYSLKRDGSGGNDYGQTAIDTLVSAMTSGEHAGTFAVILAGYPEEIRRFLWSNPGLRSRFPETNHIHLPDYSVEELLEIGEHVALDNDFSITEEALPIFQQRIEKEQVDESFGNARTAKHLVLDAIFKKGAEAGKNEEFSKEAFTVLTKRDFSNEDTNKQPDVTGEERLQELVGLNEVKQEVNTLASFVKVQKLRREKGLPEVPIQLHSLFIGNPGTGKTTVAKIFSQTLFELDLLKRGHLVVTGRSDLVSGYVGQTAMKTKKKIREALGGVLFIDEAYSLLSGSRQDFGKEAVDTLVEEMTKHEDNLVVILAGYPEPMKALINSNPGLSSRFKKSIMFEDYSVEELVGILKYYAQQYGYKLDEDAFAKITDLLSKKKPLGNGRSMKDAVEDAIQYQSYRIIEQEGSKEIEDELLITLTAADFSKLLKGENH; encoded by the coding sequence ATGGAACGTGAACGAACGAGTGGACCAACTATTGATGAACAAATTGAGGCACTCATACATAAACCTGCAATACGATTGAAAGAAACTGAGGTTGTCCGTCTGATCCAAACAGTGAAAGATATGGAAGAAGAAGACAATAATTCGAAAGAAACTCAGCTGGTTTACTTATATGCTCTAGCAGCAAAAGCCCGCTATCACAGGAAGCAGCAGGAGGACTCCAAAGTTTGTGAATGGGCACATGCGGCATACTCAGTTCTTCCTAAAAATACGTACGTGGCATCTGTCATGCGCGACCTAGACTTTGATGCGCTAATGACAGAACTATTTCACCAACCGTTTCCGAGAATCCGGGAAACAGACCACAGCCATGCTAAAAAAATGGTCATTGACCAGTATATTTCGATGGCATCCTCTTTCTTAAAAACAGAAGAGGAATTAATGGTAAGAGCCAACAGATTGGAAAGAACAACTCAGCTTATTCATGATTATGAAGCTTACGATTTTTCAATAAAAATATCCTCTATTCTTAAGGAAGCACAAACAGCGGCTAACCTGTTAAAAGAAACATCCGAAACATTCAAAGATTCCATATCAGGGATTTATCATTCGAAAGAACAGCTTAAACAAGTAAAGGAAACTGTTATCGAACTTGAAGCTCTTGTTGAAAGATGGAATGAACTTCAAGAATCAGCATTAAAAGAACGAGATGAACCTACAGCACTCAAAGACCTGCACACAATGGTAGGTTTAGATATGGTGAAAGAAAGAGTAAGAAACTATTATCGTTACCTCGTGTATCAAAAGAAGCGCAAAGAAAAAGGTTTTCATTTTCAAGATGAACAAAGCTTGAATATGATTTTGACTGGCAATCCCGGGACTGGAAAAACGACAATTGCACGGCTTCTGGCGCAAATTTACCATGAACTCGGAGTATTACCGCGAAAAGACGTGCTTGAAGTGGATCGCTCTCATCTTGTCGGATCGTATTTAGGACAAACAGAAGAAAAAACAAAGAGTGTCATTAAAGAAGCATCAGGTGGCGTTTTGTTTATAGATGAGGCCTACAGTTTAAAGCGTGATGGGTCAGGCGGTAATGATTACGGACAAACCGCCATTGATACACTCGTGTCTGCAATGACAAGTGGAGAGCATGCAGGGACATTTGCTGTCATTCTGGCAGGGTACCCGGAGGAGATACGCCGGTTTTTATGGAGTAACCCCGGCCTTCGTAGTCGCTTCCCGGAAACGAATCATATTCATTTACCCGATTACAGTGTCGAAGAGCTTCTTGAAATTGGCGAACATGTTGCGTTAGATAACGATTTTTCTATTACAGAAGAAGCCCTTCCAATCTTTCAACAACGGATTGAAAAAGAGCAAGTTGACGAGTCGTTTGGGAACGCCAGAACTGCGAAGCATCTCGTTCTTGATGCGATTTTTAAAAAAGGTGCGGAAGCTGGAAAGAATGAAGAATTTTCTAAAGAGGCTTTTACAGTATTAACGAAACGTGATTTTTCAAACGAAGATACAAATAAACAGCCAGATGTAACAGGGGAGGAGCGCCTTCAAGAACTAGTTGGATTAAATGAAGTAAAACAAGAAGTTAATACGCTCGCCTCCTTCGTAAAGGTGCAAAAGCTACGAAGAGAAAAGGGCTTACCTGAAGTCCCGATTCAATTGCATAGTTTGTTTATCGGGAACCCTGGTACAGGGAAAACCACCGTCGCTAAGATTTTTTCGCAAACTCTCTTTGAGCTAGACCTTCTAAAACGAGGACATTTGGTTGTCACTGGTCGAAGCGATCTCGTTAGTGGATATGTAGGCCAAACAGCAATGAAAACAAAGAAAAAAATTAGAGAAGCATTGGGCGGTGTCCTTTTTATAGATGAAGCCTATTCACTTCTATCAGGAAGCCGTCAAGACTTTGGAAAAGAGGCGGTGGACACGCTAGTTGAGGAAATGACGAAACACGAGGATAACCTCGTCGTCATTCTTGCAGGCTATCCTGAACCAATGAAGGCGCTAATCAATAGTAATCCTGGGTTATCATCGCGTTTTAAAAAATCGATTATGTTTGAAGATTATTCTGTAGAGGAGCTCGTTGGGATCCTCAAGTATTATGCGCAACAATACGGATATAAATTAGACGAAGACGCCTTCGCAAAAATCACTGACCTTCTTTCAAAGAAAAAGCCATTAGGCAATGGTCGTTCGATGAAAGATGCCGTTGAAGATGCGATTCAATACCAATCTTACCGAATTATTGAACAAGAGGGATCTAAGGAGATTGAAGACGAGTTGTTAATAACCTTAACAGCAGCAGACTTTAGCAAATTGTTGAAAGGGGAGAACCACTAG
- a CDS encoding TVP38/TMEM64 family protein, giving the protein MIRKILVTLFYIGIAALIYVVHEPLLQWINQADREYAFVTALVATLMSLFPVIPYPIVGGVIGAAYGPVLGGLIIWAGSSIASVIMFSIVRYGYQDWGVKVLHKYKYLGKLTVLFERNAFITITLLRMIPVIPSIIINVYAALSRVRFLSYAVASSLGKIPSMILFALIGHTIVTDPKEIVYMVVVYGTFLTMMYGAYRLWQKRAEANLHREQECQTGRTS; this is encoded by the coding sequence ATGATAAGAAAAATACTGGTCACTTTGTTTTACATAGGAATTGCTGCCTTGATCTATGTCGTACATGAACCTCTTTTACAATGGATCAACCAAGCAGATCGTGAGTATGCATTTGTCACTGCATTAGTTGCTACGCTTATGTCTCTTTTTCCGGTCATCCCTTATCCTATCGTCGGTGGCGTCATTGGAGCTGCCTACGGTCCGGTATTAGGTGGGTTGATTATATGGGCAGGCTCGAGTATCGCATCGGTCATTATGTTTTCGATCGTGCGTTACGGTTATCAAGATTGGGGAGTGAAAGTGTTACACAAGTATAAATACCTAGGTAAATTAACGGTTTTATTTGAGCGGAATGCCTTTATTACCATTACACTACTACGAATGATTCCAGTCATTCCATCGATTATTATAAATGTGTACGCTGCATTGAGCAGAGTGCGGTTTCTATCCTACGCCGTGGCTTCATCTCTAGGTAAAATCCCTTCAATGATTCTTTTTGCACTCATCGGACATACGATCGTGACCGATCCAAAAGAAATTGTATATATGGTTGTCGTTTATGGGACTTTTCTAACAATGATGTACGGAGCATACCGATTATGGCAAAAGCGAGCCGAGGCTAATTTACATCGTGAACAAGAATGTCAAACTGGCCGTACATCATAA
- a CDS encoding acid-soluble spore protein N gives MSHKFDQFRPNHLGTQPRKSDSNKGKKMNTKSNENPEYIPPKGK, from the coding sequence GTGAGCCATAAATTTGACCAATTTCGTCCCAATCATTTAGGAACCCAGCCCCGAAAAAGTGATTCCAACAAAGGAAAAAAAATGAATACAAAAAGCAATGAAAACCCTGAGTATATTCCTCCAAAAGGAAAGTAG
- a CDS encoding LysM peptidoglycan-binding domain-containing protein has translation MQIHIVKEGDTIFNVAQQYDSSASEIAEANELPEPDRLVVGQSIVVPITGSFHFVVPGDSLFDIANRYNTTVQELADMNDISVDASLSPGTRLMIPQTPKTTIEVNAYVEPVGDEVSENLIESVRTRSPFLTYLAPFSYEVNRDGTLNPPMLNDFPSIAAENNAALMMVVTNLEEGAFSDELGAAILTNDEVQNTLLDEVVRIANEIGYRDIHFDFEYLRPEDKERYNDFLRKAAERLSQEGLLISTALAPKKSADQEGIWYEAHDYEAHGEIVDFVVLMTYEWGFSGGPPMAVSPIGPVREVVEYALTEMPAEKIMLGQNLYGYDWTLPFTPGEDLAEALSPNAALTRAYDHNVTIQYDEESQAPFFEYTDEEGNAHEVWFEDARSIQQKFDLINELELRGISYWKLGLPFPQNWLLLSDQYDIEKF, from the coding sequence ATGCAAATCCATATCGTGAAAGAGGGAGACACGATTTTTAATGTTGCCCAGCAATACGATAGCTCTGCAAGTGAAATTGCAGAAGCAAATGAGCTCCCGGAACCAGATCGCTTAGTTGTCGGACAAAGTATCGTCGTGCCCATTACAGGGTCTTTTCATTTTGTTGTCCCAGGAGACAGCCTTTTTGACATTGCTAATCGGTATAATACGACTGTGCAAGAGTTAGCGGATATGAACGACATTTCTGTAGATGCCTCTTTAAGTCCTGGAACGAGGCTAATGATCCCGCAGACACCCAAAACAACGATTGAAGTAAATGCGTACGTTGAGCCAGTTGGAGATGAAGTCTCAGAAAACTTAATTGAATCTGTTCGTACTAGATCTCCCTTTCTTACCTATTTAGCTCCTTTTAGTTATGAAGTCAATCGAGATGGGACGTTAAATCCTCCAATGCTTAATGATTTTCCATCTATCGCGGCAGAGAACAACGCGGCACTTATGATGGTTGTAACTAACTTAGAGGAAGGCGCATTCAGCGACGAACTAGGGGCTGCTATCTTAACGAATGATGAGGTTCAAAATACGCTTCTTGACGAAGTTGTGCGAATAGCCAATGAGATCGGCTATCGGGATATTCATTTTGATTTTGAATATTTAAGACCTGAGGACAAAGAACGGTATAATGATTTTTTACGCAAGGCTGCCGAGCGTCTTAGTCAAGAAGGGTTGCTCATTTCAACAGCTCTTGCTCCGAAGAAAAGTGCTGACCAAGAAGGAATTTGGTATGAAGCGCATGATTACGAAGCTCATGGTGAGATCGTTGATTTTGTTGTCCTTATGACTTATGAATGGGGATTTAGTGGAGGGCCTCCAATGGCTGTGTCTCCGATAGGTCCGGTTAGGGAAGTTGTTGAGTACGCGTTAACGGAAATGCCTGCAGAAAAAATCATGCTCGGTCAAAATTTGTACGGCTATGACTGGACGCTGCCGTTTACTCCAGGTGAAGATTTAGCAGAGGCTTTAAGTCCAAATGCAGCACTCACTAGGGCGTATGATCACAATGTGACGATCCAATACGATGAAGAGTCCCAGGCACCTTTTTTTGAATATACCGATGAAGAGGGCAACGCACACGAGGTGTGGTTCGAAGATGCTCGAAGCATCCAACAAAAGTTTGATCTCATTAACGAGTTAGAGCTTAGAGGGATCAGTTACTGGAAGCTCGGTCTCCCTTTTCCGCAAAATTGGCTACTATTAAGTGATCAGTATGATATTGAAAAGTTTTGA
- a CDS encoding FbpB family small basic protein — translation MKKTRKRRFQDLINENKQELLNDPKELEKIEQRLDKRHQERLNDAL, via the coding sequence GTGAAGAAAACGAGAAAACGTAGATTCCAGGATCTCATCAATGAAAATAAACAAGAATTGCTAAATGATCCGAAAGAGCTGGAAAAAATTGAGCAACGATTAGATAAGCGCCATCAAGAACGTTTAAATGATGCTCTCTAG
- the acnA gene encoding aconitate hydratase AcnA, with amino-acid sequence MSNYKTLYDSKKSFEANGKTYHYYDLKAIENAGVGNVSNLPYSVKVLLESVLRQHDGKVIKEEHVQNLAKWGTDEVKNVDVPFKPSRVILQDFTGVPAVVDLASLRKAMADLGGDPQQINPAIPVDLVVDHSVQVDEFGGANSLLRNMELEFERNEERYKFLSWAQNSLDNYRAVPPATGIVHQVNLEYLANVVHENEGVAYPDTLVGTDSHTTMINGIGVLGWGVGGIEAEAGMLQQPSYFPVPEVIGMKFTGSLAEGATATDLALKVTQVLREKNVVGKFVEFFGPGLAEMPLADRATISNMAPEYGATCGFFPVDEEALNYMRLTGRSEEQVKLVEAYSKANDMFYEPGKAEPHFTDVVELDLSTIEPNLSGPKRPQDLIPLSEMKQEWNKSLSAPVGNQGFGLSPAEIDKSVEVEHPNGKKSTLKTGAVTIAAITSCTNTSNPHVMLGAGLLAKNAVERGLEVPEYVKTSLAPGSKVVTGYLEDAGLMKYLDELGFNLVGYGCTTCIGNSGPLPEEIEKAIADNDLTVSSVLSGNRNFEGRIHPLVKANYLASPPLVVAYALAGTTDIDMHSEPIGKDKDGKDVYFKDIWPSHAEIQKAMDEAVDPQLFKREYEQVFDNNERWNNLQTSEGDLYKWDEESTYIQNPPFFEDMSEEPEDVKALNNLRAVAKLGDSVTTDHISPAGAIAKDSPAGKYLMEKGLKPSQFNSYGSRRGNHEVMMRGTFANIRIKNQLAPGTEGGYTTHWPTGEVMAIYDACMKYKQEDTDLVVLAGKDYGMGSSRDWAAKGTNLLGIKTVIAESFERIHRSNLVLMGVLPLQFKDGESADTLGLTGKEHIDVQITNDIQPRDMVKVVATHPDTGKETTFEVLARFDSEVEIDYYRHGGILQMVLRRSLQEAKQTK; translated from the coding sequence ATGTCGAATTACAAAACTTTATACGATTCAAAGAAATCATTTGAAGCAAATGGAAAAACTTATCATTACTACGATTTAAAAGCAATTGAAAATGCCGGAGTTGGAAACGTTTCTAATCTCCCATACTCTGTAAAGGTGCTCTTAGAAAGCGTCTTACGTCAACACGACGGAAAAGTGATTAAAGAAGAACACGTGCAAAACTTGGCGAAATGGGGAACTGATGAAGTTAAGAATGTCGATGTTCCATTTAAACCATCCCGGGTTATTTTACAAGACTTCACCGGTGTACCTGCAGTGGTAGACCTTGCTTCATTAAGAAAAGCAATGGCAGATTTGGGGGGAGACCCTCAGCAAATTAACCCAGCCATTCCTGTTGACCTCGTGGTTGACCACTCTGTTCAAGTTGATGAATTTGGTGGAGCCAACTCACTCCTTCGCAACATGGAATTGGAATTTGAACGTAACGAAGAACGTTACAAGTTTCTTAGCTGGGCTCAAAACTCATTAGATAATTATCGTGCAGTACCTCCTGCAACAGGAATTGTTCACCAAGTTAACTTAGAGTACCTTGCTAATGTGGTACATGAAAACGAAGGTGTCGCTTATCCGGATACACTAGTAGGTACGGACTCCCACACGACCATGATTAACGGGATCGGAGTCCTTGGTTGGGGTGTAGGCGGAATTGAAGCCGAAGCAGGTATGCTTCAACAGCCATCATACTTCCCAGTTCCAGAGGTTATCGGAATGAAGTTTACTGGATCTTTAGCAGAAGGAGCTACAGCAACCGACCTTGCATTAAAAGTTACACAAGTACTCCGTGAAAAGAATGTAGTCGGTAAATTTGTTGAATTCTTCGGTCCAGGATTGGCTGAAATGCCGCTAGCTGATCGTGCAACAATCTCCAACATGGCTCCTGAATACGGAGCGACATGTGGGTTCTTCCCAGTTGATGAAGAAGCGTTAAACTACATGCGTCTTACTGGCCGTAGTGAAGAGCAAGTAAAATTAGTCGAAGCATACAGTAAAGCAAACGACATGTTCTATGAGCCAGGCAAAGCTGAGCCTCATTTTACAGATGTAGTGGAGTTGGACTTATCTACAATTGAGCCAAACCTATCTGGCCCAAAACGACCACAAGATTTAATTCCTCTTTCTGAAATGAAACAAGAGTGGAACAAATCTTTAAGTGCACCTGTTGGAAACCAAGGCTTTGGATTAAGCCCAGCTGAAATCGATAAAAGTGTAGAAGTTGAACATCCAAACGGTAAGAAATCTACGCTTAAAACAGGTGCAGTTACGATTGCAGCGATTACAAGCTGTACGAATACATCCAACCCTCACGTCATGCTTGGAGCAGGTCTTCTAGCTAAAAATGCCGTTGAACGCGGTTTAGAAGTACCTGAGTATGTAAAAACAAGTTTGGCGCCTGGGTCCAAAGTTGTAACGGGTTATCTTGAAGATGCTGGATTAATGAAATATCTTGACGAATTAGGGTTTAACCTTGTAGGTTATGGATGTACAACGTGTATCGGAAACAGCGGGCCGCTACCTGAAGAAATTGAAAAAGCCATTGCCGACAATGACTTGACTGTTTCTTCTGTACTTAGTGGAAACCGTAACTTCGAAGGACGTATTCACCCGCTTGTAAAAGCTAACTACTTGGCTTCACCACCGCTAGTTGTTGCTTACGCATTAGCTGGTACAACGGATATTGATATGCACTCTGAGCCGATTGGAAAGGATAAAGATGGTAAAGATGTGTACTTCAAAGACATCTGGCCAAGTCATGCTGAAATTCAAAAGGCAATGGACGAAGCCGTTGATCCACAACTCTTTAAGCGCGAATACGAGCAAGTATTTGATAATAACGAGCGATGGAACAACCTTCAAACATCTGAAGGCGATCTTTACAAATGGGACGAGGAATCCACTTATATTCAAAACCCGCCATTCTTTGAAGATATGAGTGAAGAACCAGAAGATGTGAAGGCGTTAAATAACCTCCGTGCGGTTGCTAAGCTAGGCGACTCTGTAACAACAGATCACATCTCACCAGCTGGAGCGATCGCAAAAGACAGCCCAGCTGGTAAGTATCTCATGGAAAAAGGGTTAAAGCCATCTCAATTTAACTCATACGGTTCTCGTCGTGGTAACCACGAAGTGATGATGCGTGGAACGTTTGCTAATATCCGTATTAAAAACCAGCTTGCACCTGGAACAGAAGGCGGTTATACAACACACTGGCCTACAGGTGAAGTAATGGCAATTTACGATGCGTGCATGAAATATAAACAAGAAGATACGGATCTTGTCGTATTAGCAGGCAAAGACTACGGTATGGGAAGCTCCCGTGACTGGGCGGCGAAAGGTACTAACCTTCTTGGAATTAAAACCGTTATCGCTGAAAGCTTTGAGCGAATTCACCGCAGTAACTTAGTATTGATGGGCGTACTGCCACTTCAGTTTAAAGATGGTGAAAGTGCAGATACTTTAGGACTAACAGGAAAAGAGCATATTGATGTTCAAATCACAAATGACATTCAGCCACGTGACATGGTCAAAGTCGTAGCAACACATCCTGATACAGGCAAAGAAACGACATTTGAAGTACTCGCTCGCTTCGATAGTGAAGTTGAGATTGATTACTACCGCCACGGCGGCATCCTGCAAATGGTTCTGCGCAGATCTTTACAAGAAGCTAAGCAGACAAAATAG